One Streptomyces sp. B21-083 DNA window includes the following coding sequences:
- a CDS encoding DNA-binding protein, producing MDERPRTLLKALVAQRHWRYGDFSAHFTRIAEKIIKKGTANPTISEAQFRRWTAGTIRTLPSPDACRVLEEMFGVSAAALFQAPPSPESPAPVFSLKDEIDMTARDASSEAGAAASASISDTTLDQLRDDVAELARRYHSFSAFEVLQTARRLREEAEQHRDRTQVPAQQQDLLIIAGQACALLSAAAFDLGSLDGATRLARASALYGETARFTPLRAFAGGALAYIAYFSGRPAEAAQIAQRAQMLTGLGDVAHRRLAAIEARAHGHRGDAASAQQAIDVSHREGRGETDDLHDGVAGEFGFPGERLAMSNASTCLLLGDGEQAEAAASTALEMVTSKPEALRSARVVGGAAADLAAARLLSGDLDGASEALEPVWIVPGEQRATGLLTRTARIRRALTDERFHRTPLADDIGDRLEHFSRLAAQHQLGAGAGAVAALEG from the coding sequence ATGGATGAACGTCCCAGGACGCTGCTCAAGGCCCTGGTGGCCCAACGGCACTGGCGTTACGGCGACTTCTCGGCCCACTTCACCCGCATCGCCGAGAAGATCATCAAGAAGGGCACCGCGAACCCGACGATCTCCGAGGCGCAGTTCCGCCGCTGGACCGCGGGAACCATCCGGACCCTGCCGAGCCCAGACGCGTGCCGGGTGTTGGAGGAGATGTTCGGCGTCAGTGCCGCCGCCCTGTTCCAGGCGCCGCCCTCGCCCGAGTCACCCGCACCCGTATTCAGCCTGAAAGACGAGATCGACATGACCGCACGCGACGCATCCAGCGAGGCCGGCGCCGCCGCCTCCGCGTCCATCTCCGACACCACCCTCGACCAGCTGCGAGACGACGTCGCCGAACTCGCCCGCCGCTACCACTCCTTCTCGGCGTTCGAAGTCCTCCAGACCGCGCGCAGGCTGAGGGAGGAAGCGGAACAACACCGTGACCGCACCCAGGTGCCCGCCCAGCAACAGGACCTACTGATCATCGCGGGCCAAGCCTGCGCACTGCTGTCCGCGGCGGCCTTCGACCTCGGGTCCCTCGACGGCGCCACTCGCCTCGCCCGCGCCTCCGCCCTGTACGGCGAGACCGCCCGCTTCACACCGCTACGGGCCTTCGCCGGAGGTGCTCTCGCCTACATCGCCTACTTCTCCGGCCGCCCCGCCGAGGCAGCCCAGATCGCGCAACGCGCGCAGATGCTCACCGGCCTCGGCGACGTCGCGCACCGCCGCCTGGCGGCCATCGAGGCACGCGCGCATGGCCACCGAGGCGACGCCGCCTCCGCCCAGCAGGCCATCGACGTCTCCCATCGGGAGGGACGCGGGGAGACCGACGACCTGCACGACGGCGTGGCCGGCGAATTCGGCTTCCCCGGCGAGCGGTTGGCCATGTCCAACGCCTCGACCTGCCTGCTCCTCGGTGACGGCGAACAGGCCGAGGCCGCAGCCAGCACCGCCCTGGAGATGGTAACCAGCAAGCCCGAGGCACTCCGCTCCGCACGCGTCGTGGGCGGCGCCGCCGCGGACCTGGCCGCCGCGAGGCTACTGAGCGGCGATCTCGACGGAGCCTCCGAAGCCCTCGAACCCGTCTGGATCGTGCCAGGTGAGCAACGCGCCACCGGCCTGCTGACCCGCACCGCGCGCATCCGCCGGGCCCTGACCGACGAACGCTTCCACCGAACGCCCCTCGCCGACGACATCGGCGATCGCCTGGAGCACTTCAGCCGACTCGCCGCCCAGCACCAACTCGGCGCGGGCGCCGGAGCGGTGGCCGCCCTGGAGGGCTGA